Genomic DNA from Hordeum vulgare subsp. vulgare chromosome 2H, MorexV3_pseudomolecules_assembly, whole genome shotgun sequence:
GTCTGCCGCCTTACGGCCATGGGCAGACACGGTTCTTCATGTCACGGGAGGGCAGGAGGCTCGCTTCGGTCACGCCCACAGTGTAATGGACCTCAACATGACATCAAGGTACAACTGCATTGGCCACACGGCCGACGGGGCGCAAAGGAAGCAACATCGATCGTTTCCGACGGCAAGATTTGCCGGCGCCCGCAAACTGTTCGATGGAATGGCACAGCCGACACCCACCTTCGACGACCTTGATTGCTCGGCGTTCATGAAGAGCGTGATCTTTGAGGGTCGTGGCGAGGCCTTCTAGCACCTCGGCCAAGGCCAGACTTCTGATCCCGAGGAGACCTAGAGCCAGGACGGCCGCAACCACTGTGAGGACACTGTTTCACCGGccatgatgaagaggaggacgACCATGGAAACTTATGGCATATTGATGATGACTTGTATTGTGAAGATGAGGAGGACGAGATTGAAATCTCGCATGAGCCATTGGTGTTTATAGATGAGCTCACCCAAAGGTTCGAGGCACAAAAGAGGAAGCGAAGCATTCGCACGAGATCATACACCCAAAAAGAGCACAAATTGATTTGCGAGAGTTGGATTGAGATAGGGGGAGATCTGATAAGAGGTGCCGAGCAAAAAGGTGCAATCTTTTGGACAAGGGTTCACAAAACCTTCGATAAGCGTAGGAAGTTTCCCCCTACCAATTTGAGAGTGCTCGCAACATCAACTCAATCCAAAAGTGATGCTGATTCATTCAACAAGAGTACAACAAGTATTGTGTCGCACTTGAGAGCGCCCAAGCCCGTCCTGTGAGTGGCCTTGGCATTGGTGACTTGTATGAACCTCTTGCCTCTTCATTTTGTGTCCATTAATGTTGGCATGCTTATCATTTTCAAACATATTATGTCCTTCTCTATTACATTAGCATCATTATCAATGATTGTGTAGGCATTTCAATCTTTCGAAGCCTTCAAGGCCCGCCACAAGAACAAATTGTTCACTCTCACACATTGTTGGGTGCTCATCAAAGATTGTGCCAAGTTCAAAGACCAATATAACGCTCTTAAGAAGAAAGGGGGGAAGAAGGTCGTGGCTAATGAGGGAGACTTGCTCAAGAGGCCGAGGGGCAAGACAAACTTGAAGGCCGATGAGAGGCATGATGCGTCTTCCATTGCCTTGCAAGGCACTTTGAGGAACATGATGAGCCAAGAGGAAGTGAGGGACGATAGGATGAGCAAAGGAAATGAGGAGCAAATGAAGATATATCTAGAGGTCCAAACGAAGAAGCTTGACATGGAGGAGGCCACGGAGAGGCGAAAGCTTGACATGGAGGAGGCAATGAAGAGGAGGAAGCTTAACATCGAGGAAGCCGCTCAACTCAAGAAGCTCAATTTCAAGGCCACCATGGCGGACACCAAAGCTAAAGAGGTGGAACTTGCGTTCATGATCGTAGACAAGACCAACATGTCACCAAAGAGGAAAGCTTGGTTCGCGAATCAGCAGAAGGAGATGTTTGCCCGCGACGGCCTGAACTAGGTGAGGCCTATGTCCGTGGCCGACGTTCGTTCATTTTGAAGGCTGGCTGGTGTGCCGGTTGTTGGCTTTGTTACCGGTGTCAAAAACTTGTTCATTTTGAGGTTGGCTCCTGTACCGGCCGCTAGCTTTGTTGCCGGCATCAAACATGTCCTTTTTGAAGGCTAGCTCCTGTGCCGGCCACTAGCTTTGTTGCCGGCATGAGACTGTAGGCTTAGTATTCTTTAGGACGCCGACTATGTTGCTGGCTGGCGTGAACAACTGTGAACCATGGCCACGGCCAACATCCTAGGTTCTCAACGTTTGCATGCATGGGACAAGATGCGGCCGTGGGTTGGGCGCACGGCCGACGCCAACGCATATCCAGGCGGACACGACcccattcccccccccccaaatagaTGAAATACGGACAAAACGGACGTCTGTTTGGAGTTGTGCGTTGGAGTTGGCCTTACTCTTTCTCATATATTCATGTCAGACCACACTAGCTACATACACTATCCAAGCCAATAGTAAGAGAAACTCCAACCGCGCGACTCATTTCGTCCGTGCATATCCTTTTGGTCGCCGCGAAGAAAAATGGTGGCCCAACGCAGACACAAATGATGTCCACCACATGTCCGCACCGACCCGTTTCAGGTACAAATTTGGGTCGGATTTGCGTCCTCGCAGACACGAACTGGACGCGCCCCGCGTCCTCTCCGCGTCTGTCGTGGGTCCACTTGTTGGCCCCACCACCATCGCCCGCGGACGTATTAAATGCGACCACAAAACTCAGGCCCGCCTGGTAGTGGGTGGAAACTGCTAGATGTCGTCCTTTTTAATCCAAGAGTGCGGCAGGGTCgtcctcatccacttctcctcctcgtcctcatcTGGCCACACTTGGTCCCCCACCGACAACGAGATACCCTAGCCCTGGTCAGCTTCGACCAAAGTCCGCCATGGGCTTCTTCAGCAAAGGCAAGGGCATGCTCACCCCGGGCACTAGCTCGTCCCGGACGCCGGCGCCACCTTGTCTAGGTGCGCCACCGCGGGAACGTGAGCGCCTATACATCCCAGTCCACCAAGCTCGGTGGCACTGACAGTATAGGCAGGCTCTCCCCTATCCAGATGTCAACCTCCCACATGGTTGGCATCTGGACCCCCACCACATCCTTATGTCGGCGGTGCCCCTGTCCACATGCACGCACGTGGAGGAGGTGCACCGACAGCGCGAGCTCCTCCCCCCTCCCGCGACCAGCAACGACATCCATCCTACGCGGCCGACTCCCCAAACTGGGAGGTTTGGTTCACCATGGAGCATGAGCAGGAGCGCCTCCACGACGTCTTGTTAGATCTGTCCATCCCACCATCGCCCGCTGAGGGTGAAGccaaaggagcagaaggaggaggcttCCTACCAGGCCGCCCTCAAGGAGGCATTGGCCAACACCATCGAGGAGAGCAGGCGCGACGAGGACGCACACTTGGAGCGACTCGAGGAGGCCCTTGCGTTGTCCGCGGCAGGCGACTACGTCCTGCCTCCTTCTCTGCCAGTACCTCTATGGTTTCCCGAGCCCAAGGTCGAGGCGGAAGAGCGCCAACCAGAGCACTACGAGTGGACCAGCCAGCTCCGGGAGTGGGTGTGcgtgatacgtccccaacgtatcaataatttatgaagtattcatgccatggttgcctatgtttataatacttttatatggttttggtgcactttatatgatttatttagaaccaaCCCGGACTattgttgtttttagcagaattaccgtggtggtgttttttgtgcagaaaatgaaagttttcGGAATCATCCaaaacttttatatattttttctcgagaaaataagcaatattggagcgaagaaccgccagaggggagccaccagtgcgccacaagccaacaggtcgcgacccccctaggccatggtgtgatggcttgtggggcccacgtggctccgtttggcgtgattccaacgctgagaaatcctatatatactagaaactCCAGAAATAAAGAGACAACTTCCACTCCACTGCCGCAACTCTTTGTATCgacaaaaaaccaatctggagacattctagtaccctgccggagaggggaaatcatctccggtggccatcttcatctacCCAGCGGAGACCATGACGAGGAGggggtagttcaccctcggggccgaagttttgtaccagtagctatgtgtttaatctctctctctctcgtgttcttgagatgtcatgatccttATGTATCAcaggctttattaatatagttggatcatatggtgtttatcccttgctattgttgtgatgaattgaatctttcactttaagatgtcattatgttggattgaatattcaggtttgagaacacttgatgtatgtcttgcatgcgaatacccgtagtgacattggggtattcaattgattcacttgatatatgttatggcatcaacttgcggattctggtGACCTTTGGGATCTATGCAagagggttgattgcatgttttcatactatgttctccgatagaaatcttggggtgctccttgaagttctttgtgtcggATTGAATATAAAGAATCTGAAATTGAttgatgcatgtcatataattagcccacagattcttgaggtgacattggagtatctagctgACATTAAGGTTGACtgctatgtatcatgggtgttattctagtacgaactctagggttgtttgtgacacttaggaATAGTTCAAAAgattgattagaaagaataactttggggtgattctactacctacaccaatttcatcttattgttctccgatagataggaactttgaagtgattctttgttgcacgttgagggatgatcatatgattctactatgttagcattgttgagagattgcactagttaaAGTATGAATCATAGGCCTTATTACTAAGCATTTATAAAACATTTTGCTCTCTGTTTTACACTTACTAccatgctatttttatattttcatattacacaaacatatatctactatccatactacacttgtatcaccatctcttcgccgaactagtgcacctatacaatttaccattgtattgggtgtgtcggGAACataagagattttttgtatttgattgcagggttgtttgagagagaccatcttcatcctacacctcccacgaattgataaatcttaggtcatccacttgagggaaaattgttactgtcctacaaaactctgcgcttggaagcccaacagtctacaagaataaagttgcatagtagacattagTTCGCGCCTCCCATCTTGCTTGGCACCACGCCGGAGCAGGATGCGGCGTATCTCCTGCATTGGAAGACGTGCATGCTGGCGAAGGAGCGCGCAGGCCGAGCGTAGATGAAGCTGGAGCGCCGTTGggcataggaggaggaggagtgtcgGGAGAGGGAGGCGGAGGAGCGAGCCCGACAGCCTGCACCCTAGCCGCTGGTGTTGCCACTGCTCATGCCTCGGAGGCGGCGTTCCCCTGGGCTGGGCCGACGCCGGAGCTCATCAACCTCACGGCCCCCGACAAGGATAAGGACAACGACGCATAGGGCAGCCCATGCGGCAACGACgacttttttatgtttaattatgttTAGTTAAGTTTATGTGAACTTGGGCCGGCTTTTGGCCGGTGTTTTAAATGCTAAATTATCGTTGTTTGGGCAGTCTCCTTTTTTAAGTCCGCatttggaatttgggcccacgcCTACGTTGGGTGGATTAGCTGGCCCATTTGTAAAACCGGACCGGACACTATCGTCCGCTCGGCCGACCCAAAAGGACAAAAAACAGGCAAAACGCGCGTCCGTTCGGGTCAGCCCGTAGGAGTTGCTCTAAGATACAAGTGTATTGAACATAAAGTTAGATTTATGATCAGTTTGCACATTTGTGTTCAGTGTAACAAGGGCTTTGAAATAAGATCAATCTTGaatatatttttaatatattttgaTGATTTTTAAAATTTGACTTCTGAAACATGGAGGAACTCTATGAAAAACAATGATACACTCTAGAACACGAGAGAACCTAGTAAAAATTGTTAAGCATGAACTTTTATTGTGAATTTGTTATATTAAGTTTTATTATGTTCCGCAAAAAACAATAGTATTGTTTAACTGTGTTCATCGTGTTCGATAACATATTATAATGTTTCATTCCGTGTGAACATACTTCAAACTTAATAATACTCCCTCAGATCCATATAAATTGTCGTTGATttaatacaaagttgtactaaatcaGCAAAATTTAATATGGATCCGAGGTAGAATTTTTTAATAAATATTTGTTCTCATCAAGTCTTCGTAGTTTTTAGTTTTTTGCATGCTAGAGGCATCACTATGTTTCATacagtttcatcatgttttggAACTTGAATTTTAAAACTTGTTAAAATACATGTAAAAGTGATATTGTTTCAAAGTCCTAGTTGCAAGGAACATAGGGATGCAAATGGATCATAAATTGAACTTGTAGTTTGAAAGATAAAGCAGATTCAGAATTTAAGATCGTATGAAAAAGCATGGATGAGTGTATTATTGCTTGGCAGTATGAGAGAAGTTGCAGGAATCCAGGTTGTGACATAATAGATTAATAAACAATAAGATACACAAGAATACAAACATTAGCAAATGGATGGCTGATCTATGCATTAGATATCCCGTGCGCGTGGTACAATTGATTTTCTCACACCATTGGATTTTAGATGAGACTCTTGAATAATGCTCGAACTATGTCACTGTGAGTATGAAAAAAAACACAGGCATGGACGGCATTACAAGCAACATCAAACACTTCTATATGTGTATGAACTTAGTTCTTACACCAAGACACACCCATTGCAGTTCATAGCAATGCTAATAGAAAGATGAAGCTGTATGTAAATAGCATACCGAGCATCCTCCGTAGAATTAAACATGCAAAATTGGAGCCGATATCTACTGTAAGACGACTCCTTGTTTGTTGAGGCAAATGAGCCTTAAAAGCTCCTCTCCACCCCAATCGCCTTTTTATTGGCATAAACAGGAAGCCTAGCTGCCAATTAGAAGGGTTGCGGAGCAAGAGAGTAGCGATGGTAGACATGCATACCACAATGGCGATCCGCTCACTAACTGGGCTCAGAACAACATAAGCTCCTAGTGCGAATGCTGCAACCATGCTTCTTGTGGCCTGCTCCATGCAAATTACAGAGAAGAACATGTAGAGTGCACGAAGCAGTGGATGAACATGATCCGAACCAGCATAGGTGAGCCAGATGGTGGACAATGTTGAGCCCACGAATGCAAGTGTGTTTGCCATCACAAATGCCTTGAAGGTGTATCTGTGGGACAAAATTGGTGCGCCAGCATGCGGATGACCGTCAGATATGTTGCCACCGGGTAGAGTGAATACGGCTGCAAACGTGACTGTTGAGACAAGGACGGAGCCAACTACTAAATTCTGCGCAATATTGCTGAATTTCTTTAGTTCGTTCCCAGAGGCTTTCCCAATGTGGAACTCATCTATGAAATGATCCAGGCGACGCGGAGTAAGGACAGCTCCTGTCCATGCTAAACAGCGAAGTATAATGACCTGTGGATTCTATCAGAAGAAATCAACATTTCAGAAAAACAAAGCAGCTGAACTGGAAATATCCTACAGCCAAACAAGAATACACATTTCACTGTGCCAAGAAGAATAGATTTGGTAGGCTGAAGAAGATTACCAGTGTATAACTCATCCCTTTGTCAGTTGCCAGTACCGCAAGATCTAAGGCAGTGACGCCCTGGTTGTTCACTATATTTGGCAGTACACTTTTATTTGCCATCAGAAGGCTTACTATCATTTGGTCTGCATTCTTGACTGCAAGATGCAGAGCTGTATTCCCTTTATAATCCATGACATTCACCATTCTTTCGAGTTCTGGGGTACCACAGAAATGCCAAACAACTTTCCATTTCTTATGCTCAACAGCAATATGTAAAAAGTTCCTTCCTTTACCATCAAGCTTCTCATCAGAATCTGGGCAGTGTTTGCAGAGTTCATAGATTAGTTGACCATACCCCATTTTAGCAGCAACATGTACCGGAAATAATCCATTTGAATCTGGGACATATGCTGGAGAAGTATCATATCTCAGTAACAGCTTCAATGCGGAAATATTTCCAGCAGATGCAACATAATGAAGAGGAGTACTTCCTGAATCATCAACTTCTTTTACAAGTGCTGGATTCCACTGCAACAGTTCCTGTGTCATTTCTGTTACTAAAGAACTCAGTAACTATGTCAACTACACAAAATCCAATTTAACATTCTAGGAAGATACTATTTAGAATAAACAATAAACTAGAGCTGCAATGAATGTAACCCTTATTGTCTTCTGAAGAAAAAAATTCTCATTCAATACATATTCACAAGATATTCAACGTGAACAAATAATGTTAAATGTATTAATTGTTCGGTAAAGTAGGAAAGATGCAAACAAAACAAATGTAAGTAACTGATCAAATATGTCACTGAAGCACCAATCAGGAACAGTGAAGAACCTTCAAAATTCAAAAAGCATTTTATGATGTCAATTACAATGCTGAGCAGAGTTCTGAGGCTAAGATGATAAAAGAATTCCCTGCAGTCCTACTTGGTCCCTCTTTATATTCTGGCTGGGCAACATTTATTCATATACAAAGCACAGAAATATCTGGATAAACAAGAGTCTGGGCACAGGATTATAGCTGTATGAAGGCGGGCTCGACACCTTCTGGTCTCCTGCCAACCGAATCTCGGATGCCGAGAATACGGAGTTAACACTCCCTTTCTCGGAGGAGGCGATGGGCAGGGCTATCGCCTCTATGAAGGCGGGCTCGACACCTGGCCCAGATGGGCTGCCAGTGGTCTTCTTCCAGAAATTCTGGGATGTCATTAAGCCGGTGATCTATATTGGGACCTTTAACATGGCACAGATCAATTATGGCGTGATTACCCTGATCCCCAAAATAGTTGGAGCGACGAATATTAGACAATTTAGGCCTATCACGGTGATCAATGTGTTAGAGTACATATTCTCGAAAGTATGTGCGACCCGCCTGGCTCCCGTGCCATGTTGGGATCTTGGCCCTCCAGGAGATTGTGCATGAGGTGCACTCACGCAGCCAGAAGGGTGTGTTCCTCAAGTTGAACTTCCAGAAGGCATATGACCGACTGGACTGGTCCTTCCTGAGGTTG
This window encodes:
- the LOC123425843 gene encoding protein ACCELERATED CELL DEATH 6-like isoform X2; translated protein: MSSPEVETSPPSTPSTASCPTPRPLVTAPSLRPALLRAARSGDERRLVKELLADPSAPDLDTATTAGGNTLLHVAASGGHAALAALLLRRAPGLLAARNAALDTPLHLAARAGAHKSVALLIASSPSTSSLRALTRATNNRGETALHDAVRGGHEAAAHALAAADPGLAGLSGGAGETPIYMATAAGLLGMLRVLMKLYKNDDDDDEDEVPKLCSCTGPGRRTALHAAVLTSNEMTQELLQWNPALVKEVDDSGSTPLHYVASAGNISALKLLLRYDTSPAYVPDSNGLFPVHVAAKMGYGQLIYELCKHCPDSDEKLDGKGRNFLHIAVEHKKWKVVWHFCGTPELERMVNVMDYKGNTALHLAVKNADQMIVSLLMANKSVLPNIVNNQGVTALDLAVLATDKGMSYTLVIILRCLAWTGAVLTPRRLDHFIDEFHIGKASGNELKKFSNIAQNLVVGSVLVSTVTFAAVFTLPGGNISDGHPHAGAPILSHRYTFKAFVMANTLAFVGSTLSTIWLTYAGSDHVHPLLRALYMFFSVICMEQATRSMVAAFALGAYVVLSPVSERIAIVVCMSTIATLLLRNPSNWQLGFLFMPIKRRLGWRGAFKAHLPQQTRSRLTVDIGSNFACLILRRMLGMLFTYSFIFLLALL
- the LOC123425843 gene encoding protein ACCELERATED CELL DEATH 6-like isoform X1; translated protein: MSSPEVETSPPSTPSTASCPTPRPLVTAPSLRPALLRAARSGDERRLVKELLADPSAPDLDTATTAGGNTLLHVAASGGHAALAALLLRRAPGLLAARNAALDTPLHLAARAGAHKSVALLIASSPSTSSLRALTRATNNRGETALHDAVRGGHEAAAHALAAADPGLAGLSGGAGETPIYMATAAGLLGMLRVLMKLYKNDDDDDEDEVPKLCSCTGPGRRTALHAAVLTSNEMTQELLQWNPALVKEVDDSGSTPLHYVASAGNISALKLLLRYDTSPAYVPDSNGLFPVHVAAKMGYGQLIYELCKHCPDSDEKLDGKGRNFLHIAVEHKKWKVVWHFCGTPELERMVNVMDYKGNTALHLAVKNADQMIVSLLMANKSVLPNIVNNQGVTALDLAVLATDKGMSYTLNPQVIILRCLAWTGAVLTPRRLDHFIDEFHIGKASGNELKKFSNIAQNLVVGSVLVSTVTFAAVFTLPGGNISDGHPHAGAPILSHRYTFKAFVMANTLAFVGSTLSTIWLTYAGSDHVHPLLRALYMFFSVICMEQATRSMVAAFALGAYVVLSPVSERIAIVVCMSTIATLLLRNPSNWQLGFLFMPIKRRLGWRGAFKAHLPQQTRSRLTVDIGSNFACLILRRMLGMLFTYSFIFLLALL